One Flavobacteriales bacterium DNA segment encodes these proteins:
- a CDS encoding T9SS type A sorting domain-containing protein, which translates to PNVLSAWVMLGMDGNTDIEQKSGNFSNDELEKVTVYPNPTSGRIVIESDDLFKAENQQVSIEILDLFGRTVFTNDVVFTGKAYGFYLNEMPPGIYQLSLSYNNKQEAHSLVVKP; encoded by the coding sequence CCCAATGTATTGAGCGCATGGGTGATGCTGGGTATGGACGGGAATACAGACATTGAGCAGAAGTCCGGCAACTTCAGTAATGATGAATTAGAAAAGGTAACCGTTTACCCAAACCCAACTTCGGGAAGAATAGTCATCGAAAGTGACGATCTATTCAAAGCTGAGAATCAACAAGTTTCCATTGAAATTTTAGACCTATTTGGAAGAACGGTTTTTACAAACGATGTGGTATTCACTGGAAAAGCATACGGGTTCTATTTGAATGAAATGCCTCCTGGGATTTATCAGTTAAGCCTCAGCTACAATAATAAGCAAGAGGCTCATTCC